CCTCCTGTGGCTACGCAGCTCATGGGCATCCCCCAGAGAGCCTCCACGACTCTGGGCTCCTCCTCAGAGGTCAGGCCTCCATGTCCCAACTGACCATGGctggcaaaaacaacaacaaatgcacaCAGAAAAGATAAACGCATGCCCGGGAcatgtgaagtttaactcaggtatttggtgtcattggtacctgatgttattataggattactgtgtttactatgtaaacgttgtaaatgttgtaaatgttatgtgtgctttttaattggaccattgtgtctgcaaataaagattttgattgattgattgattaataaaTAAACGGGGTGCAGGTCCTGGCTCTACCTGCCTATTCCCCAGGTGTACACGGCTCCAGCGGCCGTGAGCAGGACCGCATGCTCCGCGCTCAGCGACAGCCTCTTGGCGGTCAGCTGTGGCGCTAAGAGGCGGTGGAAGGGCGGCTTGGCTGCGAAGTAGCCTCCAGGGACCAGCGGGAGATTCAAAGGAGCGCCTGAAAGCAGCACAACAAAAGGACTAGTTTATAGTCGGTGATCACAAACTCAAGGACGTTTTAATACGCGTTACCAAGGCGCCCGGGCTTTCTCTCGGAGATCCGCGGGGCcgtcttttcttctccctgGAGATCCCAGGACTCAATCCGGTCTGGGAAAGCGAGGATCAAGCGGGATTCGGCGACGCAGGCGTCGGTGCAGCCGCGGATCTGGTTCACGAAGGCGCAGCGCTCTGCTCCGAAGCCTGCCAGGCACACGCAGCCGCCCCCTGCCAGGGCGAAGCGGCATTACAACCTCTATTTATATcacaaacacgtgtgtgtgtgtgtgtgtgtgtgtgtgtgtgcgtgcgtgcgtgccagAGCAGTTTCCTCTGCTAGGCTTACCATCCAAATGCAAAGACGCTCTCCGACTCCAGCTTGCGCTGATTTGATGgctctccgagcagcagctagctagctctgTCGGGCTAGCTACTTTCACTTCTCGGACGTCGTCGCTCGAAgctcctttttttaatttctccTCTGCAACTATCTGTCCAAACGCATTAAAACCGAACCCAAACCACCGCATTTCTCACGGCCACGCAGTTTAAGCCGTCCAACGCGGGTATCCGCAAAGTGTTGACATTTGACGTAGAGCTGCATCGCGCATGCGCAACGGCGTCACTCCACAAGGATCGACGTCAccggttttatttgtttttagtcaaagtaaacacaaaaacaaaaccagatgACAAACAAGTAGAGTAGGAACGTCGTGATAATAGggatttaaaatacacatttaaaacgAACGCGTGAATAAAATGCTTTCACTTTAACAAATGCAAAATAGAGCCGTTTTGTGGAATAGACATAATATCATGGAATGACAATCTTTAGTGAAGAATGCATAAAGTATAGCCTCATTAATATCCAAGCTGAATGTACGTTGCCTGCCAAGAGATGCATAAACATACAAAAAGTACAATCAATGAAAAAGTCAATCACAAAAACTCTTTGTTGCGCGTCAACTGGATTTCATCTTTCTTCCTAACGTTTGCTTCAGTCATAATTTCCACATCAGCTTCTACAATCTGACTTCCTGCTGGTTCAATGCTCTTAAACATTGTCAAGAGGCACTTTTTTCAGGGTTCACTTTCCTTGCCCTCCCTGGTCTTGATGATTCCGTACCCCACAGCCTGGTCCAGACACGTCTGAGCCGCCTTAGAAACAGCTCCCGGCGTCCCTTCTCCTCCCTTCGCCAAGACAGACAGGATCTCCAGCGCTTCGCTCTCCACGAGCATTTCAGCCAGACCCTTCTCCGCCCGCATCATGTTCTGAACTATGATCACTCCGCGATGGCGCAGGTCTGATATTTCGCTGAGCAACAGAGCCTGCATAATCTCTAGCCAGTGGGTCGtctgagaggagagggggaaaaacaggaaatgatttcAGCTAAAACAGAAAAATGCATCATTGCAGTATGCGATAGTGCTCGAAGTGTGGATGTGTGCGTACTGTCCCAGGGATGCGGGTGCAGAGCTCAGGCTGTTCTGCAGTCAGCATGGCCAgagttcctgcagcagctctccgcagcctctcatcctcctctccactgTAGAGCACAAGCAGCTTCAGACGATCGGTCCCTGTGGCCAGATACAGCTTTTGCACCTGGGGAAGGGCCAAAACACACAACCATACTTCAACTTTTCAAGACATTTATGCAATAACGCAATATAGAATGATGTAGCTCACCTCTGTGCTTAAAACCAAATTGCACATGCATTCTGTGGCAGAAGCTCTAACCAGTTCGTGTTCTTCAAACATATAGCCTTCAATTTTTGGCACTGCCTTCTCCTTTATGATCTTTTGTCTGTCGAGCAACATCAACACAAGCAGCCACTTTAAAATCCGATGCAAAATGTCATgttataaagcaaaaaaaaagcaactaaCTAACTACCCTTTTAAAATCGTCTTTGTTTTCAGACTTCCCAATGAACAGAAATACATCAAAAACAATTAAAGTCTGGTTTGTCTGTTCTCTGCTAATTAACTGGGTGTTTTGTACATgcacatattattatttttttcgaGGAGAGACGCTCCCCAGTGGCCAACCTGAGTCTCTCACTGATGCCGGCCAGGTTGGTAAGAGCCATAAGTGCTTCAAAGTTCTGCAGCAGGGTGCATTCAAGGCTGAGAAGACTGACAAGGGGGCGTACTACCTCATAGATCTGATGACAAAAAGCGAGGCAAGATTAAATAGGAAAAGTTcttctcattttttatttttattttgaagaattTCTTCGAGGACATTCTTCTCACCCTTTCTCCTGGAAATGCAATTTCTGGGTTTGATGTGATGGCTATTTTTGCCAGGGCTTGTGCTGCTTTGATTTTACCTACATCTGTGTTGTCAGACGCCAGAGGAATTAAAGCCTGTGTAGGAGAATACTCGACATTAATCACGTAAAAACAACTCAAAGTCAAAGTATTTTTTGGGAGCTTCCAAGCTAAACTAAGTTTATTTACGTGGGTGCTCTACCTTTCCTCCACCCTGTGCCACCACTGTGCCTCTGTCTTCCTGCCGGTCCACTAAGGCCAAAAAGACCCTGCCGAAAGAAATGGCattaagataaaaaaagaaaagtatttacAGAGGAAAAAATGAGTGGGGAAACTGACTACCACGGGCCTACCTGGCGATACACTCCCTACAAGCCTCGGTGAGAGCAGGACTCTCCTGCTTGACCATACACACCAATGCAGACACCACACCAGCCTCCAGTAGCTTCTTCAGTCTTTTCTCCACATAGGAAGGTGCGTCCTGACACGTGACAAGAAAGACACGCTCGCATAAAACAGCCAATCATAAAggaatactgtgtgtgtgtggttcgcGAGTCtagcagcacggtggcgcagtggatagcgccgttgactcacagcaagaaggtcggaggttcaaatccaacctgagggctttctgtgtctctcccaCTTCTTTCCACCACTAAAAAtgtgcaacttaggtccaggtctttatagtgtttttttttctctctctttgtccctcTTCCAGGTCTTTATTGCAAAAGAGAACTAATTCTTAATCAACTTGCCCGGCTAAATAAAAtagcatattttaaatgttaccTTTGGGTGCTCCTCGGGCACATGCTGCTTTGCATACTTTGCCAGCTCCACCATCTGAGGGTCTGGTTTCTCCACATCATAGCTGTTGGTGCAATTCACTAACGTGGAGCCCACAGCAAAGAGCACCGTCTTATCCTCAGACTGCAGGCAGGCGAAGGAAAGATGGTTGTTAAAGCCATCCTTAGATTGGTCCTTATGCATACATAAGATATTCTACGCGTGTCTGATTTTATGGTGGTACCGGTACTTTCAAAATATACACAATAGTCATTAAGGATGAAACCTTACAATCACAGACAGTCATCACTCAAACCTTTGCTAGCTCACACATGGCCAGGAGAGCGTTTTTGTCTTCCGCCAagtcctccttcacatcggcATCGAAGGTGAGGTAGGCAAGTCCTTCCGCCGACCACCGGCGAGAGGCTGGGGGCATAGACTCATTACAGAGCCACCTAAAAGACAAAGTGACTAgctttttatataaaataaaataaatccaacaTGATTTTATTATAATGGAGCAACAAGGATCACACATTTATCTTATTCAACACcaatactgtacacacacacacacacacacacacacacacacaggcaaacgTACTTCCTGCACTGCTTGGCAAGTTTTAGCGTGGATCCCTCTGCAAACTGCTTCATGCTGAAATCAGTCCCTCCTGCTGATCCAAGCTTGCACAAGCCCTGTGCAAGAAGCACAAGACACCATGGCGGTTCCAGTCATTTCCCACTACTGTCTGGAATAAACGAACTGCTTTTTGATGCAGCACTTACCACCAGGGCTCGCACACGTATCCTGTCATTTTCACTCTTTTTATACAGGTCCTTCAGAAGGGACACGCCATTGGCTGTTATGAAGGACGCCCTCTTGGCTTTGCCTGCGGCGTGAATGACAGCCTCCACGGCTACCTGCTGGTGAGTTATATCCCCGGAGGCACAGAGGGATATCACCGCATCAATCAGGCCTGACATCTCCAGAGTTCTGTTTCCCACTTCACTTGGTCCTTGGAGGAGCACCGATACCGTTTGAATGGCTCGCAGTTTTGGACCAATGCCAGATTGGCTAAAGTGTTGCCTACCCAGAAAAACATTTGGAAAAATTATTGAGACCGTCACTTTTGAATGATggtctgtttctctttttacgttcattttcagtttttgcaGGTCAGgtgacagaaagaggaaaaccTTTGGTTGTTAACTCACTGCACATATTCTTCACAAAGTTTGCTAaagttctccctctctttgtcaCTCTTCAGGTCATCATAGAGTTTGCCAAGCAAGACGGAGCAGCTCATATGGGAGTTGTCTGTAAGCGGTGGTCCCTCTGAGAGCTCAGGAACCGTCCCAGCCACCTCCAGGATTTTCTTCAGTCCTACAGGGAggacaaaaatgtcattaatCGCAGTGAGAGACAAAATTGGTGATAGACTGAGACAGAATTGGAACAGCTAAAGCCAGAGGTGAATTTCTTCTGAATttagaaaacagaaaatgtgtaTGTCGATAATGGAAAACTGATACAGATCCATGTTTGTCTGTATATTTCTGTCTGCTTtataaaacataaaagcacaAGAATGTGGAAGATATTACTTTATCTGCGGGTGTGTTTCATACCTTGGTCTATCACCCATAATGTAAGGGAGTTATCTGGGTTTTTCAAAGACTTGCGGGGAACTTGTTTGACCAGGAGGTTGATGGCGCCGTCTCTACCCGGCCCCGACACTTCAAATGCTGGCAACATTTCCAAAAGGTGGTGCAACATTGAGCGGAGCTCCATGGAGGGTTCTGTGTCAAATTTATGCATTCAATTATTACTGAAAGCACAGAATAGAAATCTGACGTACATGTTATTGAAGCCGTCAGGAAGCGCAGTCAAAACTCACCAGGAAGTATGGCTTCATCTTTCCCCCTGATTTCTCTTTTCATGCCCTCCGTCAGCGCCTCGAAcattacctgcagcaggtggcaGGCAGCCAGAGACACGCCGGAAGCTACGGATCCCATCACCGCACACAGCTGGCCCATTCCCAACTCATTCACTATCGCCATAGTCTGGGAATAAACAGGGGGCGTCAGGAATAAAAAGCAGTTCGCCAAACGACAACAGGGAATAGCCTTCTGACAGAAGGAAGAGACACACGTGAACATCTGCCGATAAGCCTCAATACAGACGACTTGGCAATGAATGAGAAGGTCAAACTTACTCTGGACTGATGCCCAGTGCACAACCCAACCAGGGTCCTCAGGGCAGAAAGGACCACTTCCTCCTGCGTTGACTGAAGAAGTTTCTGAATCAGCTTCACGCCATCGTTACGGAAGATCCGTTCGGCTCCCGCGTCTTCTCGAGATAACACCACGAGGTTCTGAGCAGCCTGGAATTTCACAACAGGCCCCATTATTTTAGTGCAGTACGACTttgcaggaaaaataaaattcagtCCAGCTTGCTAAAGATACAATCAATGCAGAGAATAGCATTCATGTGAAATACGTCAgcaatttattgtcattacatGCCAACCTTTTGTCGATCAACGTCTTTCGCAGACGCATCTAAGAGGACGGAGAACATTTGCTGTACACGAGCATCTGTGGATTTTAGTTGCATTGACTAGGcaatgaagagagagaaagcactAGTTAGCAACAACTTCCAAGTCAAATCAAATAACATGCAATCaacattgaaaacaaaatatgCCCACCTTTTGTTGGATCTGTGCTCCCAGCTGTCTGAGCAGATCCTGGAAGGCTTTGTTTTTGGGCTCCAGCTGTGCACATCTCTGAGCATCCAGAAAGGCCTGGTCAAGACGAGCCAGTTTCAGAAATGCCTGTGCTCTCCTGAACCTGGCTTTCACATCACCCGGGTCATTATCGAGAGCTGAAGGGCGGAAGATAAAGAGAACACATTCAGGATCAGGCTCTCCACACATCCTACTCCAAAGTCAGTGTATCAGATCAAACAATTAGAACCTAAAGTAACTGTAAATAGTTTCCTCCACcctatgtgtgcatgtgtttttctAATTATACACTGTGGGAAGCTCTGACTATTTTCAAATGACTTATTTTAGCAGCCCTCAGACCTAAACCTGAACCTgccacagaaaatcaatggATAGATTTAGTTTATCTCACCTGCGGTGGCATCAGCCTCTGCCTTGCTGTATTCCTCCAGCTTTAGATAGCATGCAGAGCGGTTGCGGTACAGAACGGCGCTCTCTGCTTGTCCGTCGCACAGCTTTAAAGCTTTAGTGTAGCAGCGGACAGCTCCCTGCGTGTCTCCTGCCTTAAACAGGGTGTTGCCCTCCTCCTTCAGGGCTGCAGGGTCCTgagataaagggggggggggggggggggggtatttaacaAGGCAGTAAAGTTATCTGAATGCAATCGGCTAATCGCAAATGGCTAAATTACGCAGCGTCACATTACCTTTTCTTTATCATTGATGCTCATCTTGAATCTGCAGCAAACTAAACACTTGATGCGGTGATTATGTAGTTTAACTTTATGTGCAAGCCACCGCTAGCCCCAAAAGAAATAATGCTACATGtcactctgcttcctgtttttttggCAGCAGGTTGATGACGTCATTCAGGCACTACCCCGCCCTCTACCGACGCTGCATTACCAGAACATAAATGGAAGACGGGAGCCgagctcttcctctcctttattTGGTAGCATTTATTTCTGCGCATTTCTTTAGGTCACAGACACCGAAGCTTTTTATTAAAGGGTAAAACAGAAGAAAGGACGTAAAAGCCTTTAagtgattattttatttcagtggaTTCAGAAGCAAGAAGTGTTTACATAAGAGATGTGTAAACGACGTTTCATGGTTTTCTTTTATGACATTTAACTAAGTGTGCTACATGACAAagttcttctttctcttcttcttttaatatcctttgtttttatttatattctctTATTTTAACTGAATAATGCTTTACGGGTTTTTTCCAATAAGCCCATTTAAATTGATCTCTACTCTGTTTGAAGGACTCAACTATAGATATTAAAGATACCTCGGTAATATGCAAATAAACTGGTATACAATCAGTAATCGATCAGATCAATACGTCAAGTTCaatatgtacaaataaataGTAACAATCAGTCGTATTGTTACCTGAATGCtccgctctcgctctctccatTCACCTCACTGGTCTGCTGTCTCTCATCTCCCAGAGACTCTTCTGTTTGTATTGTAGAAATGAAGAACTAACATTCTGTATCATGTATCGAGTTTTACTTATATGAACATGATACCATGATGATGTGTTTGCTGAAATGTTAATCTCAACAAGCCAAAAAGATTAGATATACCATACCGCGCAATACCATGCAAGATTATCCTCAATAAAATATGCAACCAGCTAATGTGGACTGTATTTCCCACACCTTTCACCCAGGTGAAAGTCTGACACTTGTTTACCGTGGCAGTCAGGCACCATTGTTGTGATTCCACTCTTACTGTGGTGACAAAAAGATTATTTTGGGATGTTGCTTTCAGGTATTCTCATATCACCGTGGCAGCTTAATAGCACAACAACCAGCCTGAATAGTCGGTATATATTTACTAAAAGCTGGGCTTGTTGTGAAGCTTCATGCATACCAGATCCACGGGACATGAACAGCATGAGCAAAGCAAAAGAGGCGAGCTCGAGTCTGAAAGCGCAATGAATACCAGCTGAGTAAACATGTGTTGCTTATCACAACTTGTTGCTGgaggagagtttttttttttacagaacacGGTTTTGTGAGTGCTGTTGTTCTGCCTGGTACAGAACCTATTTTTCGAGTCTTGGTATAACACATTTTGAATGGACCAAAGAAGGTTGTCAACTTGCCAGCGTCTTGTGACAAGAAAAtatctgttcatgttgtgtgcAATGAAAAGAGATGATCAATTATTAAAGCACCAGCTCAGATCCTGTGTCCTTGAACACATGCCTGACTTGCTGCAAGATCAATGGAAACATCAGAACAATGTGACTTACCTGCAAGGCATCACTATATGTGTCATTAAATATCTACCAGTCTTTGCAGTTGTTTACCTTCACGATGATGCTCACTCCTCTGCTGTAAGATATAAGGCCAGTCTCAAGCTTTGATGGATATATTGCATCGTGATTCAGGTAAACAAATGTCAAAGTTACCCCTCATTCCACAAATTACATAACTGGAAATTGAGCTTAATTTACTCCATAATGGAAAGGTAAGACAGATAGGACTCACTTGCATCAAGATTCAAACAAGTTACCTTTATTTGACTGCTTGACACATTTAACATGCTATCAATGGGACTACACAAATTGTTGAAACAAAGGAAAGCCTTTTCATTTACAAACTGCACAAGAGTACACAGAGAGGTCTATTGTCCTCTGGATCCTGGAGTCTTAATTATATTCGATTATATTAGATAGAACTTTATCAATCCCTTGAGAAGACTCCTTCAgggaaatcctttttttttttttttttgccaatatcCCAACTTACTTCATGTCAAGTTACTTTATCCTGTGTGTCGTCCTTGCCTTTAACTTTTTTAACATACCAGACGACTGTCAATATGCCTGATTAGGCAATTTAGTCTTCTCCATTGTTGAGTGACGTGGACTTCTGTATTGTGGACTCGGTCCATTTATCAGAGTGGATGGTCAGACTAAGCTACCAGGGGTACAGCCCACACAATAATGGGCTATGACATTCTTCCCACTCTTTGATTATTTTGCACTGGAAACGAAACACACTCCTCACGTACTATATTTTAAGATTTTCCATGTATTGTTGCAGACACATCACAGCAGTTATTTGGACAATGTTACCAGATCTGCTTATGGGCCCTTGTATTAACAGAAATAATTACAGACATATTATTGTATACTGCTGCTGGGATGTTCCAAATAATACattcataataatacattagtTGAATATCTTTGACTTTATGCAGGTGATGTTAGACATGAAGTAACTGTGTAATAAAGTGCTGTAAATAGATATACGGTCGAAAAATGTTATGCTCATTCCTTGTGTATTTATATGACCTTATGAAGAAATGCAATGATTCAATTCCGAcagtatattatattttttgtcACAGATATTAcaagtatttttttatgaaatataaTCATCAAATACCAAAATACCACTTTGATTGACTACTGAAGTATTAAAATTATTCAACCCAAGTATCTATATTGGGCTTTTGCAGCTATGTCCTACTGTAAAAACAAGACACAGCCAGACACCTGCTCCTGGCACtgttcctgaggaatcttaaCCCATTCCTCATGGAAAATAATTCCAGTTCTGTATAATATTCCAAGGTTCGTGGGATTGGTATAAccttcatcattttcttttccttttaaagGGATATAAGTCAGCTGACTTGTGACAGCCCCTTTGTAATGTTTCAGAACATTTTCTAAAATCTTGATTTGGCTATTGCAAACATCTGCTAAATactttacttttacattttattccatATGCAAAGGTTGTTTACTTGCCTTACTTTAGCTATGTATTGATGCCAAACGaattcattaataataatttagtaatttgcacatttaaatTGCATTGCAAGTAATCGTACACGCACACAATACTGAATTCTTTGTCCAGAAATGAAAgattgattaatttatttaatttgacatCTAAAACGATCCAATCAGCTGATGCGCAGCTCCTCGTTTACCCATAAGCCTTTGCGGCAGCTCGGAGGCGCTTCCTGCTTCACTTGGTAATCTGTCATCCTGGGGAGAGAGCCACAAACGCGCTGTTTGGCTCGACAATCTTCCGGATTACGGTCCTTTGAATGGTAACGTCagatttctctttgttttgttctcaaaGAGACGGATCTAAAGGTCCGTCATTGAATGTTCGATGATGTTTAGGTGGAAAGtggatgcagtaaaaaaaacaacagcatcagTCGCTCATTGTCTTGTTATCAAGCCATTAGTGTTTGTCTGTAATGTTAGACTTGAATCTGTCGTGCTGCTGCACGGCGTTTTCACGGATGCAGGAATGCTTTGTGAGCGCTGTTC
This genomic window from Brachionichthys hirsutus isolate HB-005 unplaced genomic scaffold, CSIRO-AGI_Bhir_v1 contig_1405, whole genome shotgun sequence contains:
- the LOC137912724 gene encoding protein unc-45 homolog A-like — protein: MSINDKEKDPAALKEEGNTLFKAGDTQGAVRCYTKALKLCDGQAESAVLYRNRSACYLKLEEYSKAEADATAALDNDPGDVKARFRRAQAFLKLARLDQAFLDAQRCAQLEPKNKAFQDLLRQLGAQIQQKSMQLKSTDARVQQMFSVLLDASAKDVDRQKAAQNLVVLSREDAGAERIFRNDGVKLIQKLLQSTQEEVVLSALRTLVGLCTGHQSRTMAIVNELGMGQLCAVMGSVASGVSLAACHLLQVMFEALTEGMKREIRGKDEAILPEPSMELRSMLHHLLEMLPAFEVSGPGRDGAINLLVKQVPRKSLKNPDNSLTLWVIDQGLKKILEVAGTVPELSEGPPLTDNSHMSCSVLLGKLYDDLKSDKERENFSKLCEEYVQQHFSQSGIGPKLRAIQTVSVLLQGPSEVGNRTLEMSGLIDAVISLCASGDITHQQVAVEAVIHAAGKAKRASFITANGVSLLKDLYKKSENDRIRVRALVGLCKLGSAGGTDFSMKQFAEGSTLKLAKQCRKWLCNESMPPASRRWSAEGLAYLTFDADVKEDLAEDKNALLAMCELAKSEDKTVLFAVGSTLVNCTNSYDVEKPDPQMVELAKYAKQHVPEEHPKDAPSYVEKRLKKLLEAGVVSALVCMVKQESPALTEACRECIARVFLALVDRQEDRGTVVAQGGGKALIPLASDNTDVGKIKAAQALAKIAITSNPEIAFPGERIYEVVRPLVSLLSLECTLLQNFEALMALTNLAGISERLRQKIIKEKAVPKIEGYMFEEHELVRASATECMCNLVLSTEVQKLYLATGTDRLKLLVLYSGEEDERLRRAAAGTLAMLTAEQPELCTRIPGTTTHWLEIMQALLLSEISDLRHRGVIIVQNMMRAEKGLAEMLVESEALEILSVLAKGGEGTPGAVSKAAQTCLDQAVGYGIIKTREGKESEP
- the LOC137912737 gene encoding RCC1 domain-containing protein 1-like yields the protein MRWFGFGFNAFGQIVAEEKLKKGASSDDVREVKVASPTELASCCSESHQISASWSRRASLHLDGGGCVCLAGFGAERCAFVNQIRGCTDACVAESRLILAFPDRIESWDLQGEEKTAPRISERKPGRLGAPLNLPLVPGGYFAAKPPFHRLLAPQLTAKRLSLSAEHAVLLTAAGAVYTWGIGSHGQLGHGGLTSEEEPRVVEALWGMPMSCVATGGWHSACISDGGDLYVWGWNESGQLGLPSRGLRKAPRQQYRQQAGETPRGEDHDEVFLSIQAFPALLDVAPSCEIRTVGCGSRHTAAVTTTGHLYTWGWGEYGQLGNRTLTSTDEPQRVAFFQQQQLRVVDVVCGAWNTFAAVVKEEVT